One stretch of Falco naumanni isolate bFalNau1 chromosome 7, bFalNau1.pat, whole genome shotgun sequence DNA includes these proteins:
- the YLPM1 gene encoding YLP motif-containing protein 1 isoform X1, whose amino-acid sequence MHQKQLQSVLLGPPPPPGPPPPGLPPPPLPGSFTDWQQPPPPVPPPVRSYQKQFAHREPPPPTRKPPAAARERDGQEPPGGHGDWGEPVPSSPVPMDMELSSPPQSPQPAAQPYLPPAQAYLPPPQAEPYPPPAQPPSAQSPPLQPYLSRAQASQPPPSFSEPPPSYLEPPPATASQPYLPPPAQGYMAHPQPYLLPSQASPSPGAQPGLAPSIPPPAKPSQAHFPPPQPSLPLPAAAQPEAAQGAAKEAGGAEQPDPSTMTPQEQQQYWYQQHLLSLQQRAKAHAQGQQQMKGPVVKDSSEQRAKSEEGKMSASAQQSEPPPLNESLPPASKDDESSLTSTETQLNIEPPDDPEEDLRLQQLQAAAAQWQQHPHHRVGFQYQRIMQKHAQLQQIVQQYQQIMQQPPHLQTMSVDMQLRHYEAQQKQFQQLHKDWERSMNQQWQHQLQTYPHKDQLQEYEKQWKAWDEQMKVTQSHLQEKVSSLQNLKNQYPANVSLPPPFVPYSQTTQGGIPIMPPTLPSTTPPLVPPPLSSQLPNSSAPSGSSSQSSQSTETPRPALLPTPGTYASKIASSTVYSSYHSQVGSSFGSSDHGKSQVHLGKQNISSEQGCGDLKGTSAVSSTHAPTMQDKPVRSGGLLPDPPRSARFEGPRGPRFDRPRGRGYDKFEGPRQRGPRFDSQRSEGYRSRFDRQNTDGQSSSRWGTIPRGPAAQFYTSTNASHGHGSRPSGPRWMGPRPHLGQQQQSQADSQSENKEPFTDVAGNQQSVSRTQSTPDAQSAGSVEPSEDLTSTQQEPSKPEVKETISDPPKKWTWSSHDPNQQVEESKAPTSPIQSQKSATLSSNPVALQSGVARTGGAVTPVTGNQDLDSPDDQLIASDSTQGLPGPEGRGKGPFIHEDRGKGPVSRGRGQGRLDDGRGRGQGEGRGWGMGRGRGMGRMDGGRGMGRMDGGWGMGRMDDGHGRGMGRMDDGRGRGYVYRGRGQARQASIRGRGMFRRAGSRERMPDRRSGSRERMPDGRSGSRERGLGGRSDSHERVFCSRDRELAARTGSRDRGRAGSRERGLVRRAGSREREPMRRAGSREREPMRRAGSRERVPVRRAGSRERVPVRQAGSRERGPVRQAGNRERGPIRSCEREAGRSDTSNIDKPIHLGDDPDKLPPYHRDETLRGSWGHEDDRMQEEFPLDSQDDPSLEHERLDDWERERYWRDHNSDYQDDSVDTYDRDDRLQSHHSLPPLSPLPPLPPLSSDRDRRDSWWDDWKRPRERELERDLDRTGRSSDMYDQDIDREWDRDWDMRPMDDREMGNRDLDIPPLPPLPPLPPLDRYREDRWREDRNRDHYDRDLRDRGELRIREYPERYDTWREKQDYLPERTDWERERLSDRWYPDDGDRMRSLDDHSDSSLPPPSHSSDMLGADSNLDSDQSLGGVMVLSQRQHEIILKAAQELKMLREQKEQLQKLKEFKPDISTQDSPRSQNTSTRPGAFQVSSQLSSEAPVEAQAIKPSPAVIIKPPVLFRQPTPVTRPSAPLTRPATPMTRPHAPVSTPTTTPSHGQSLKPSPSTVEQERWDEDSFHGLWDTNEDKGANMEYELCKQESMMPPPVSSPVKVPAVHTPVPSAVPVSLPPVIPPVPKAPVIQQTVDYGHGRDITTSKVEQIPYGERVTLRPEPLPERQTFQKEHPGRYNRERDREPYFERQGNSNTDHRDFKRDRELHRDRGPVDYERERFEKERHPRDDRVLPPTPSRTQSYRDKKDHPSSRRGGFERPPYERKTDRPAYDHGPSMFGENSSVQTLEFEGDRRNYPEERIPISAPSMPRQPPPAPRVERKPESKNVDDILKPPGRDSRPERIVIIMRGLPGSGKTHVAKLIRDKEVECGGPAPRVLSLDDYFITEVEKEERDPDTGKKVKKKVMEYEYEADMEETYRTSMFKTFKKTLDDGFFPFIILDAINDRVRHFEQFWSAAKTKGFEVYLAEMSADNQTCSKRNIHGRKLKEISRMSDHWEAAPRHMMRLDIRSLLQDAAIEEVEMEDFDANIEDQKEEVKKDSAEEEESELGYIPKSKWEMDTSEAKLDKLDGLRTGTKRKRDWEAIASRMEDYLQLPDDYDTRASEPGKKRVRWADLEEKKDADRKRAIGFVVGQTDWEKITDESGHLAERALNRTKYI is encoded by the exons atgCACCAGAAGCAGCTACAGTCCGTGCTGCtggggccgccgccgccgccggggccgccccctccggggctgccgccgccgccgctgcccggctcCTTCACCGACTggcagcagccgccgccgcccgtgCCGCCGCCGGTCCGCAGCTACCAGAAGCAGTTCGCCCACCgcgagccgccgccgccgacCCGCaagccgcccgccgccgcccgggagCGCGACGGCCAGGAACCGCCGGGCGGCCACGGCGACTGGGGCGAGCCGGTGCCCTCCTCGCCGGTGCCCATGGACATGGAGCTGTCCTCGCCGCCGCAGTCCCCGCAGCCCGCCGCCCAGCCCTACCTGCCCCCCGCCCAGGCCTACCTGCCGCCCCCGCAGGCGGAGCCCTACCCGCCCCCCGCCCAGCCGCCGTCGGCCCAGTCCCCGCCGCTCCAGCCGTACCTGTCCCGGGCGCAGGCCTCCCAGCCGCCCCCCTCCTTCTCCGAGCCCCCACCCTCCTACCTGGAGCCCCCGCCGGCCACCGCCTCCCAGCCCTACCTGCCGCCCCCTGCGCAGGGCTACATGGCGCACCCCCAGCCCTACCTGCTCCCCTCGCAGGCCTCCCCCTCGCCGGGGGCGCAGCCCGGCCTGgccccctccatcccccccccTGCCAAGCCGTCGCAGGCCCatttccccccgccccagccgtccctgcccctgcccgccgctGCCCAGCCGGAGGCCGCGCAGGGCGCCGCCAAGGAGGCCGGTGGCGCCGAGCAGCCGGACCCCTCCACCATGACTCCCCAG GAACAGCAGCAATACTGGTACCAGCAGCACCTGCTTAGcctgcagcaaagagcaaaAGCCCATGCTCAGGGACAGCAGCAAATGAAAGGTCCAGTAGTGAAGGATTCATCTGAGCAGAGAGCAAAGtctgaagaagggaaaatgaGTGCTTCAGCTCAACAGTCTGAACCTCCTCCGCTTAATGAATCCCTGCCTCCAGCTTCCAAAGACGATGAGTCTTCTCTTACATCCACTGAAACCCAG CTCAATATTGAACCTCCTGATGACCCTGAGGAAGATTTGAGATTACAGcaactgcaagcagcagcagctcagtggcagcagcatccccatcACCGGGTTGGATTTCAGTATCAGAGAATAATGCAGAAAcatgcccagctgcagcagataGTACAGCAGTATCAACAGATTATGCAACAGCCTCCACATTTACAG ACAATGTCAGTGGACATGCAGCTGCGACATTATGAGGCACAGCAAAAACAGTTCCAGCAGCTTCATAAAGATTGGGAGCGATCAATGAACCAACAGTGGCAGCATCAGCTTCAAACCTACCCTCACAAAGACCAGCTTCAAGAGTATGAGAAACAGTGGAAAGCATGGGATGAACAGATGAAGGTGACTCAGTCCCACCTGCAGGAGAAAGTGAGCTCACTCCAAAATCTGAAGAACCAATATCCTGCAAATGTTTCGCTGCCACCTCCATTTGTTCCATATTCTCAAACCACTCAAGGTGGCATTCCTATTATGCCTCCAACTTTACCTTCAACTACACCTCCGTTGGTGCCCCCACCTCTCTCTTCTCAGTTACCCAACTCCTCTGCCCCTTCAGGATCCAGTTCTCAAAGCAGTCAATCTACTGAAACACCAAGGCCAGCTCTGCTTCCAACCCCTGGTACCTATGCATCAAAAATAGCAAGTTCAACTGTCTATTCATCTTACCATTCTCAAGTAGGTTCATCCTTTGGCTCTTCAGACCATGGAAAGTCTCAAGTTCATCTTGGTAaacagaatatttcatctgAGCAAGGATGTGGGGATCTGAAAGGCACTTCTGCAGTGTCTTCAACACATGCACCTACCATGCAGGATAAGCCAGTGAGGTCGGGTGGATTGCTTCCAGATCCTCCCAGATCAGCTCGTTTTGAAGGCCCCAGAGGCCCTAG GTTTGATCGACCTCGAGGAAGAGGATATGACAAATTTGAAGGCCCCAGACAGAGAGGGCCTCGTTTTGACTCCCAGCGCTCAGAAGGATACCGGTCGCGTTTTGACCGCCAGAATACAGATGGACAGTCTTCAAGTAGGTGGGGGACTATCCCACGAGGACCAGCAGCACAGTTTTATACTTCAACAAATGCATCACACGGACATGGTTCCCGACCTAGCGGCCCACGGTGGATGGGGCCCAGGCCTCAtttgggacagcagcagcagtcacagGCAGACTCAcagtcagaaaacaaagaacctTTTACAGATGTAGCTGGCAACCAGCAGTCCGTAAGCAGAACACAGTCTACTCCAGATGCACAGAGTGCAGGTTCCGTTGAGCCAAGTGAGGACCTGACAAGCACTCAACAGGAGCCATCCAAACCCGAAGTTAAAGAAACTATTTCAGACCCGCCCAAAAAGTGGACGTGGAGTTCACACGATCCTAACCAGCAAGTAGAAGAGTCCAAAGCACCTACTTCACCTATTCAGAGCCAGAAATCCGCAACCCTTTCTAGTAACCCTGTAGCTTTGCAATCAGGTGTTGCAAGAACAGGCGGTGCGGTAACCCCCGTTACGGGAAATCAGGATTTGGATTCACCAGATGACCAGTTGATTGCTTCAGATAGCACGCAGGGTCTGCCTGGCCCagaaggcagagggaaagggcCCTTTATACATGAAGACAGAGGCAAGGGACCAGTAAGCAGGGGAAggggccagggcaggctggatgATGGCCgtggcagagggcagggagagggccGTGGCTGGGGAATGGGCCGTGGCCGGGGGATGGGCAGGATGGACGGTGGCCGGGGAATGGGCAGGATGGACGGTGGTTGGGGAATGGGCAGGATGGACGATGGCCATGGCCGGGGGATGGGCAGGATGGATGATGGCCGTGGCAGAGGATACGTGTACAGAGGCAGAGGGCAGGCTAGGCAGGCATCCATCCGTGGCAGAGGGATGTtcaggagagcaggcagcagggagaggatgCCAGATAGGCGgtcaggcagcagggagaggatgCCAGACGGGCGGTCTGGCAGCCGAGAGAGGGGACTGGGTGGACGGTCAGATAGCCATGAGAGGGTGTTCTGTAGCCGAGACAGAGAGCTAGCTGCACGGACAGGCAGCCGGGACAGGGGACGGGCAGGCAGCCGAGAGAGAGGCCTCGTCAGGCGGGCGGGCAGCCGGGAGAGAGAGCCCatgcggcgggcgggcagccggGAGAGAGAGCCCATGCGGCGGGCGGGTAGCCGGGAGAGGGTCCCTGTCAGGCGGGCAGGTAGCCGGGAGAGGGTCCCTGTCAGGCAGGCAGGTAGCCGGGAGAGGGGCCCGGTCAGGCAGGCAGGTAACCGGGAGAGGGGTCCCATCAGGAGCTGTGAGAGGGAAGCGGGAAGATCGGACACAAGCAATATAGATAAACCCATTCACCTAGGAGATGACCCTGACAAATTGCCTCCATACCATCGAGATGAGACGCTCAGAGGTTCTTGGGGTCATGAAGATGATAGAATGCAGGAGGAATTTCCTTTAGATAGTCAAGATGACCCTTCTTTGGAGCATGAACGATTGGATGACTGGGAAAGAGAACGATACTGGAGAGATCACAACTCTGATTATCAGGATGATTCTGTAGATACATATGACAGAGATGACAGGTTGCAATCCCACCACTCATTGCCTCCATTATCTCCCCTACCACCACTACCTCCTTTATCATCTGATCGTGACAGACGAGATTCTTGGTGGGATGACTGGAAAAGGCCAAGAGAGAGGGAACTAGAGAGGGATCTAGATAGGACTGGAAGATCCTCAGATATGTATGATCAAGATATAGACCGAGAGTGGGATAGAGACTGGGACATGAGACCTATGGATGACAGAGAAATGGGGAATCGTGACCTGGATATTCCCCCTCTACCACCATTACCACCTCTTCCACCTCTGGACAGATACCGTGAAGATAGGTGGAGGGAGGATCGGAACAGAGATCATTATGACAGAGACCTCCGAGACAGGGGGGAGCTGAGGATTCGAGAATATCCAGAAAGATACGACACATGGCGGGAGAAGCAAGACTACCTTCCTGAAAGGACTGACTGGGAGAGGGAACGGTTGTCAGATAGGTGGTACCCAGATGATGGAGACAGAATGCGGTCTTTGGATGATCATTCAGATTCATCCCTTCCTCCACCTTCACATTCCTCTGATATGCTGGGAGCAGATTCAAACCTGGACTCAGACCAGTCCTTGGGAGGAGTGATGGTCCTTAGCCAAAGACAGCATGAGATAATTCTGAAGGCTGCCCAGGAGCTCAAAATGCTTAG AGAGCAAAAAGAACAGCTACAGAAGCTGAAAGAATTTAAACCTGACATTTCCACGCAGGACTCTCCGAGATCACAGAACACGAGCACAAGGCCAGGTGCCTTTCAG GTCTCTTCTCAGCTATCTTCAGAGGCACCAGTAGAAGCCCAAGCTATTAAACCTTCTCCTGCTGTTATTATAAAGCCTCCCGTGTTGTTCAGACAGCCCACCCCTGTGACAAGACCAAGTGCCCCACTGACAAGGCCTGCTACACCTATGACAAGGCCACATGCTCCAGTTTCTACTCCAACTACAACCCCAAGTCATGGTCAGTCTTTAAAACCATCACCTTCTACTGTGGAACAGGAACGCTGGGATGAGGATTCTTTCCACGGACTGTGGGACACAAATGAGGATAAAGGAGCAAATATGGAGTACGAGTTGTGTAAACAGGAGTCAATGATGCCTCCACCTGTCTCCTCGCCTGTGAAAGTACCTGCTGTTCACACCCCTGTTCCGTCAGCCGTACCAGTGTCCCTTCCTCCAGTTATTCCACCGGTTCCTAAAGCACCTGTAATTCAGCAGACTGTGGATTACGGCCACGGGCGAG ATATAACCACCAGTAAAGTGGAACAGATTCCATATGGGGAGAGGGTGACCCTGCGACCAGAACCTCTACCAGAGagacaaacatttcaaaaag AGCACCCTGGTCGTTACAACAGAGAAAGAGATCGTGAGCCTTATTTTGAGCGTCAAGGTAATTCCAACACAGATCATCGGGATTTCAAGAGAGACCGGGAATTGCACAGAGACCGTGGTCCTGTGGACTATGAACGAGAGAGATTTGAAAAAGAGCGGCATCCCCGAGATGATAG GGTTCTTCCTCCTACACCTTCAAGGACTCAGTCTTACCGTGACAAGAAAGACCATCCCTCCTCCAGGCGGGGTGGTTTTGAAAGACCACCATATGAACGAAAGACAGATCGTCCAGCATATGATCATGGGCCTTCCATGTTTGGAG AAAATTCTTCTGTCCAAACACTGGAATTTGAAGGTGATCGTAGAAATTACCCTGAGGAAAGGATTCCTATTTCTGCTCCTTCAATGCCCCGTCAGCCACCACCTGCTCCACGAGTGGAGAGGAAGCCAGAATCTAAAAATGTAGATGATATTTTGAAGCCACCAGGACGGGATAGCAGGCCAGAGAGG ATTGTAATCATAATGAGAGGGTTGCCTGGCAGTGGAAAGACACATGTAGCAAAACTCATCAGG gaTAAGGAAGTAGAGTGTGGAGGACCTGCACCAAGAGTCCTCAGCCTTGACGACTATTTCATCactgaagtggaaaaagaagagagagacccagatacagggaaaaaagtgaaaaagaag GTGATGGAGTACGAATATGAAGCTGATATGGAAGAGACCTATCGTACCAGCATgtttaaaactttcaaaaagaCCTTGGATGATGGCTTCTTTCCCTTCATTATCCTTGATGCTATCAATGATAGAGTGCGACATTTTGAACAGTTTTGGAGTGCTGCAAAAACCAAGGGGTTTGAG GTGTACTTAGCTGAAATGAGTGCAGATAACCAGACGTGTTCCAAGAGGAATATTCATGGACGCAAGCTAAAGGAAATCAGCAGG aTGTCTGATCACTGGGAGGCAGCACCACGTCACATGATGCGCCTGGACATTCGTTCTCTATTGCAAGATGCTGCTATCGAAGAG GTGGAGATGGAGGATTTTGATGCAAATATTGAAGACCAGAAAGAAGAAGTCAAGAAGGAttcagcagaggaggaagaaagtgaaCTG